Proteins encoded in a region of the Planococcus shixiaomingii genome:
- the ntdP gene encoding nucleoside tri-diphosphate phosphatase produces the protein MAIPAEGETIQIHSYKHNGRIHRVWQETTVLKGTNNIVIGANERTMVTESDGRTWLTREPSICYFHAEHWFNIICMLRDDGVYYYCNVSSPFVYNNGSLKYIDYDLDVKVFPDMSYTLLDEDEYEEHKRQMGYPEVIDQILHRNVEKLIGWIKQRRGPFAPDFIDVWTNRYEFHRQFKIRE, from the coding sequence ATGGCGATTCCTGCAGAGGGAGAAACGATACAAATCCACAGTTACAAACACAACGGCCGAATCCACCGTGTCTGGCAGGAAACAACTGTACTGAAAGGAACAAACAATATTGTAATTGGTGCAAACGAACGGACGATGGTGACAGAGTCTGATGGCAGAACGTGGTTGACGCGTGAACCCTCCATTTGCTATTTCCACGCAGAGCATTGGTTTAATATCATCTGCATGCTGCGCGATGATGGAGTCTATTATTATTGCAATGTAAGTTCTCCATTCGTTTATAATAATGGCTCGTTAAAATACATCGATTATGATTTGGATGTTAAAGTGTTTCCGGATATGTCATACACGTTGCTGGATGAAGACGAATATGAAGAACATAAACGGCAAATGGGCTATCCTGAAGTGATCGACCAAATTCTTCATCGAAATGTAGAGAAATTAATCGGTTGGATCAAACAGCGCAGAGGCCCATTCGCACCAGACTTCATTGATGTGTGGACGAATCGCTATGAATTTCATAGGCAGTTCAAGATTCGTGAATAA
- a CDS encoding ABC transporter ATP-binding protein, with protein MSSMKRYMKFVKPYNWQILLTIVIGIFKFAIPLFIPLLIKIVIDDIIGAEALTNDEKLRQLFMWLGGTAILFFIFRPPIEYFRQYYAQLVSNKILYDIRQELYGHLQRLSLRFYANTRAGEVISRVINDVEQTKNFVMIGLMNLWLDLATIIIAIAIMMTMDVPLTLVTLIAFPFYAFSVKYFFGRLRDLTRDRSQALANVQSYLHERVQGMSIIKSFVLEKHEQKIFDETNDQFLEKAIDHTKWNAKAFAVVNTITDVAPLLVIGYAGYQVIQGDLSVGTMVAFIAYIERLYNPLRRLVNSSTTLTQAFASMDRVFELMDEDYDVKDKKDARDLKTVEGKLEFRDVSFHYGDSTESVLTDLNFTVKPGETVAFVGMSGGGKSTIVSLIPRFYDVTGGDIFMDGHNVKDVTIHSLRDQIGLVLQDSILFSDSVKSNILMGRPGATDEEVIAAAKAANAHEFIELLPHGYDTKVGERGVKLSGGQKQRVAIARVFLKNPPILILDEATSALDLESESLIQDSLEKLAHDRTTLIVAHRLSTITHADQILVINHGKLAEKGTHDELMKKQGVYHSLFQVQHFA; from the coding sequence TTGAGCAGCATGAAGCGCTACATGAAATTTGTCAAACCGTACAACTGGCAAATTCTTTTAACAATTGTCATCGGAATATTTAAGTTTGCCATTCCGCTTTTTATTCCGTTGCTTATAAAAATAGTTATTGATGATATTATCGGGGCGGAAGCATTAACGAACGACGAAAAGCTAAGGCAGCTTTTCATGTGGCTTGGCGGAACCGCAATCCTGTTCTTTATTTTCCGGCCGCCGATCGAATATTTCCGCCAGTACTATGCGCAGCTTGTCAGCAATAAAATCCTGTACGACATCCGCCAGGAATTGTACGGTCACCTGCAGCGCTTAAGTTTGCGCTTTTATGCCAACACACGGGCGGGTGAAGTGATTTCACGAGTCATAAATGATGTGGAACAAACGAAAAACTTTGTCATGATCGGCTTGATGAATTTATGGCTTGATCTGGCGACAATTATAATTGCAATCGCCATTATGATGACGATGGACGTTCCGTTGACACTCGTAACGCTCATTGCTTTTCCGTTCTACGCTTTCAGCGTCAAGTATTTCTTTGGACGGCTGCGCGATTTGACGCGCGACCGTTCCCAGGCTTTGGCTAATGTCCAAAGCTATTTGCATGAACGTGTCCAAGGCATGAGCATCATTAAAAGCTTTGTACTGGAAAAGCATGAACAAAAAATCTTTGACGAGACAAACGATCAATTCCTTGAAAAAGCTATTGACCATACAAAATGGAATGCCAAAGCATTTGCGGTGGTCAATACCATCACAGATGTTGCGCCGCTTTTGGTAATCGGTTATGCCGGCTACCAAGTAATCCAAGGTGATCTGTCCGTCGGGACAATGGTTGCTTTTATTGCTTATATTGAACGGTTATACAATCCGCTTCGCCGTTTGGTCAACTCATCCACTACATTGACGCAAGCTTTTGCATCGATGGACCGGGTGTTTGAGCTGATGGATGAAGATTATGATGTAAAAGACAAAAAAGATGCCCGTGATTTGAAAACCGTCGAAGGCAAATTGGAATTTCGCGATGTATCGTTCCATTACGGCGACAGCACGGAATCGGTTTTGACTGATTTGAACTTTACGGTAAAACCAGGTGAAACTGTAGCGTTTGTTGGAATGAGCGGCGGCGGAAAATCCACCATCGTTTCGCTGATTCCACGATTTTACGACGTTACAGGCGGCGATATTTTTATGGACGGCCACAATGTGAAAGATGTCACCATCCATTCACTTCGCGATCAAATCGGCTTGGTGCTCCAGGATTCCATCTTATTCAGTGATTCTGTAAAATCCAATATCCTGATGGGCCGTCCTGGCGCAACAGACGAAGAAGTGATAGCGGCAGCAAAAGCTGCAAATGCGCATGAATTTATCGAATTGCTGCCGCATGGCTACGATACGAAAGTCGGGGAGCGCGGTGTAAAATTGTCAGGAGGGCAAAAACAGCGCGTGGCAATTGCGCGCGTCTTCTTGAAAAATCCGCCGATTTTAATCTTGGATGAAGCGACGTCCGCTTTAGATTTAGAAAGCGAATCGTTGATCCAGGATTCACTTGAAAAGCTAGCGCATGACCGCACGACGTTAATTGTAGCGCATCGTTTGTCGACCATTACCCATGCTGACCAGATCCTGGTCATCAACCATGGGAAGCTGGCAGAAAAAGGCACGCACGATGAATTAATGAAAAAACAAGGCGTTTACCATAGCTTATTCCAAGTACAACATTTTGCTTAA
- a CDS encoding ABC transporter ATP-binding protein, whose amino-acid sequence MGERKTILDVKGLRTSFFTDDGEIPAVDNVDFHIREGEVLGIVGESGCGKSVTSLSIMGLVPSPPGKITGGEILFQDKDLTNLSEKKMREIRGNDIAMIFQEPMTSLNPLFTIGDQLREAIKIHKRNWSKKQIQDRAVEMMRLVGLPRAEDLMKEYPHQLSGGMRQRVMIAMALLCDPKVLIADEPTTALDVTIQAQILTLIKNLNEKLNTAVLLITHDLGVVAETCERVIVMYAGKVVEEGPVHTIFKDPQHPYTRGLLESVPDMRFKKERLYSIPGNVPKPGTIHTGCKFAPRCEFAFDRCITENPDLYQTADDHKTRCFLFDPKEATSHDRTAIKS is encoded by the coding sequence GTGGGGGAACGCAAAACGATACTGGACGTCAAAGGGTTGAGAACGTCCTTTTTTACAGATGACGGAGAAATTCCAGCTGTAGATAATGTCGATTTTCACATACGAGAAGGAGAAGTTCTAGGCATCGTGGGGGAATCGGGCTGTGGGAAAAGTGTGACCTCCCTTTCGATTATGGGGCTTGTGCCAAGCCCTCCAGGAAAAATAACAGGCGGCGAAATCTTATTTCAAGATAAAGATTTAACAAATTTGTCAGAGAAGAAGATGCGGGAAATTCGAGGCAACGACATTGCTATGATCTTCCAGGAACCGATGACTTCTTTAAATCCTCTTTTTACAATTGGCGACCAGCTAAGAGAAGCGATTAAAATCCACAAACGGAATTGGTCGAAAAAACAAATCCAGGATCGTGCAGTTGAAATGATGCGGCTGGTCGGCTTGCCGCGCGCAGAAGATTTGATGAAAGAGTATCCCCATCAGCTGTCAGGCGGGATGCGCCAGCGGGTCATGATTGCAATGGCATTGCTGTGCGACCCGAAAGTGCTTATTGCGGATGAACCCACGACGGCGCTCGACGTGACCATTCAAGCGCAAATTTTAACGTTGATCAAAAACTTAAATGAAAAATTAAATACGGCAGTGCTTTTGATCACGCACGATTTAGGCGTAGTAGCAGAAACGTGTGAGCGGGTCATAGTTATGTATGCCGGAAAAGTTGTTGAGGAAGGACCGGTCCATACGATATTCAAAGATCCGCAGCATCCTTATACACGCGGATTATTAGAATCGGTGCCGGATATGCGTTTCAAAAAAGAGCGGTTGTATTCCATCCCAGGAAATGTGCCGAAGCCTGGAACGATTCATACAGGCTGCAAATTCGCGCCGCGCTGTGAATTCGCTTTTGATCGGTGCATTACGGAAAATCCAGACTTGTATCAGACAGCGGACGATCATAAAACGCGCTGTTTCCTATTTGATCCAAAGGAGGCAACGTCGCATGACAGAACCGCTATTAAAAGTTGA